In the genome of Afipia felis ATCC 53690, the window GCGAAACCCGGCGTCGGAACCTTGAGTTCATTGCGGCCGGAGATATCCACGGTGAACAGATTGGGGCCCGCACCGAGGTCGCGGAAGAACATCACCACGCGGCCGTTCGGCGCAAATGTCGGACCTTCATTGTGGAAGCCCGAGGTGAGAATGCGTTCGCCTGATCCGTCCGGCTTCATGATGCCGATGGCGAACTGGCCGCCACCCTGCTTGGTGAAAGCGATGTAGTCGCCACGCGGCGACCAGACCGGCGTCGAGTAGCTGCCGTCACCGAACGAGATGCGCTGCGCTGCGCCGCCGCCTGCTCCCATCACGTAGATCTGCGGCTTGCCGCCACGATCGCTCTCGAAGCAGATACGCGAGCCATCCGGGGCGTAGGACGGCGAGGTGTCGATCGCCGGCGTGTCGGTCAGACGGGTGGTCGATTTCGAGCGCAGGTCCATCACATAGAGATTGGAATTGCCGCCCTGCTGCAGGCTCATGATGATGCGCTGGCCGTCCGGCGAGAAACGCGGCGCGAACGACATGCCGGGGAAGTTGCCGACAATCTCGCGCTGGCCGGTTTCGACGTTGAACAGATAGACGCGCGGATCACCGCCGCCGAATTCCATGTAGGTGATTTCCTGCGTGGACGGCGAGAAGCGCGGCGTCAGCACGAGATCAGCGCCACGCGTCAGATAGCGCACGTTGGCGCCGTCCTGATCCATCATCGCGAGCCGCTTGACGCGACGCTGCGCCGGACCGGACTCGTCGACGAACACCACGCGGCTGTCGAAATAGCCCTTCTCGCCGGTGAGACGCTCGTAGATCTGGTCGGAAATGATGTGGGCCACGCGCCGCCACGACTCGGGCGAAGTGAAATATTGCTGGCCGGTGAGTTGCTGCGCGGCCGGCACGTCCCACAGCCGGAATTCCGCCTTGAGGCGGCCGTCGCCCTGCCGCGTGGCGCGGCCGGTGACGAGCGCCTGCGCGTTGATCTGCCGCCAGCTCGGAAACTGCGGCGGCACGTCGATGTTGGAGATGCGTTCGATATAAGCCGCCTGATCGATCGGCGCAAACAGGCCGCTGCGCTTGAGATTGTTGGTGATGACGGAGGCGATGCCCGCGCTGACCTCGCCATCGCTTTGGCCACCCGCGACGAAATTCGGGATCGCGATCGGGATCGGCTGGAAGTTGCCCTGGTCAACCTGAACGCGGACCTGCGCAAACGCCTTGCTGAGCGGCGCGGCCACAAGGCCCGCTGCCGTTGCGCCGACCAGTTGCCGGCGCGTCATCTTGAATGTCATGGGCGTTACGTCGTCCTTGCTCATCGGATCATGTTCCTGCGCGCATATTACGCGACTGTTTAAGAAGTACGTTCGGTGAAAACGGGCTCGAAGAATTTCCATTCGTTGAAGAACGCCGCCGGCAGCTTGTAGGGCTGGCACTCGATGATCG includes:
- the tolB gene encoding Tol-Pal system beta propeller repeat protein TolB; this translates as MTFKMTRRQLVGATAAGLVAAPLSKAFAQVRVQVDQGNFQPIPIAIPNFVAGGQSDGEVSAGIASVITNNLKRSGLFAPIDQAAYIERISNIDVPPQFPSWRQINAQALVTGRATRQGDGRLKAEFRLWDVPAAQQLTGQQYFTSPESWRRVAHIISDQIYERLTGEKGYFDSRVVFVDESGPAQRRVKRLAMMDQDGANVRYLTRGADLVLTPRFSPSTQEITYMEFGGGDPRVYLFNVETGQREIVGNFPGMSFAPRFSPDGQRIIMSLQQGGNSNLYVMDLRSKSTTRLTDTPAIDTSPSYAPDGSRICFESDRGGKPQIYVMGAGGGAAQRISFGDGSYSTPVWSPRGDYIAFTKQGGGQFAIGIMKPDGSGERILTSGFHNEGPTFAPNGRVVMFFRDLGAGPNLFTVDISGRNELKVPTPGFASDPAWSPLLS